The Sulfuricystis thermophila genome segment CGCTTGGACAGGGGCGGAAAGCTCGCATTGGGCTCCATTATCGCCCATGGCGCCGCCACGGAGGAGTAACCCAATGAACTTCTTGCTGCAATTGTCGCGGCTGATCGATCGCATCAACGAAGCGGTGGGTCGCGCGGCGATCTGGCTGATCCTGGTCGTAGTGCTGATCTCGGCCGGAAACGCCGTATCGCGCTTCGCCTTCAACATGAGCTCGAACGCGATGCTCGAGGTCCAGTGGTATCTGTTTTCGGCGATCTTCCTTGCCTGCGCCGCCTACGTGCTAAAGAAAAATGAGCACATCCGCATCGATGTCATCGCCGGGAGATTCTCCGAACGTGCGCAGAACTGGATCGACGTTTTCGGCATCCTCGTCTTTCTCTTGCCGATGGCGGTCTTGATCGCGTATCTATCCTGGCCGGTGTTCATGAACGCCTGGCATTCCGGCGAGGTGTCCGCCAACGCCGGTGGTCTGATCCGCTGGCCAGTGCGTTTACTGCTGCCGCTCGGCTTTGCGCTCTTGATTCTGCAAGCCGTCTCCGAACTCATCAAGCGCGTTGCCTTTCTTGCCGGCATCGCCCCCAACCCGCTCAAAAAAGCCGCGGGGCCGTCCGCCGAGGAGGAATTGGCGGCAGAAATCAGGAAGCATCAGGTCGCGCCCGAGGTCGCCGACATCGTGCACATGAACCATGAGATGATCGAGAACCCGCAAGGAGAGCAGAAGTGACGGAATTTTTCATCGCCAACATGGCGCCGATCATCTTCGCTTCGCTGGTCGTCTTCCTGCTGATCGGGTTTCCAGTCGCCTTCGCGCTCGCTG includes the following:
- a CDS encoding TRAP transporter small permease subunit codes for the protein MNFLLQLSRLIDRINEAVGRAAIWLILVVVLISAGNAVSRFAFNMSSNAMLEVQWYLFSAIFLACAAYVLKKNEHIRIDVIAGRFSERAQNWIDVFGILVFLLPMAVLIAYLSWPVFMNAWHSGEVSANAGGLIRWPVRLLLPLGFALLILQAVSELIKRVAFLAGIAPNPLKKAAGPSAEEELAAEIRKHQVAPEVADIVHMNHEMIENPQGEQK